Below is a genomic region from Candidatus Omnitrophota bacterium.
TCCGGAATAAACATATCCGGCATGAGGCAGGATAGCGCCTATCGCAGGCAGTTTTTCCAGGCCTTTGTTGACGTATTTTTTTATTTGTTTTGTCAAATCAGCCTGCGAATTGGGGTAAAAATAACCGGCAGCAGCCGGATGCCTAACCATTTATTATTATGTCCCTGTCAGCTTGGAAAGGTGTTTTTCGGCTAATTTATGCTTTGGGTCAAGCTCCAATGCCGCCCTAAAAAACTCCTTAGCCTGCTCAGGCATATTCTTGGCTTCGTAAACTATGCCCAAGCTGTAAAGAACTTCTGCGCTTTTAGGATTTTTTTCCAGCGCCTTTTTAAATTCAATTATTGCCTGGTCGTATTTCTCGTTCAAAAAGAGAAATTGGCCGACTTCAAAATACGATTTTTCTTGCATTAAATACTTTTTTTCTTGCTTTTTGAGCTCCGGATCTTCTTTCTCTTGCGCTCACTGGGTTTTTCATAATGCTTGCGGTCTCTGAGCTGTCTCAAGATGCCTTCCCGCTCCATCTTTCGTTTAAACCTTCTCAAAGCTCTTTCCAGCGGTTCACGTTCCCTTAATTTCACTTTCGGCACTTAATTCCATCCCCCTTTCATAAGT
It encodes:
- a CDS encoding tetratricopeptide repeat protein; this translates as MQEKSYFEVGQFLFLNEKYDQAIIEFKKALEKNPKSAEVLYSLGIVYEAKNMPEQAKEFFRAALELDPKHKLAEKHLSKLTGT
- the rpsU gene encoding 30S ribosomal protein S21 translates to MPKVKLREREPLERALRRFKRKMEREGILRQLRDRKHYEKPSERKRKKIRSSKSKKKSI